A region from the Bdellovibrio bacteriovorus genome encodes:
- a CDS encoding transposase, whose protein sequence is MRVRSYLAAVLTSVAVNTHAKTQTLNLKNLQAEGVSSIEEPKRSTPAQVYGQIRMEGMQYLTPIPETPNLTYSQLLSARLSALKETSWIDMVGDISGGTFFSRGQSHFVVHEAYIANHGNTPLKVYAGRKKNGWSEMDRRWQMGLWQPKFAIDTLRPDEQGLTGLFADYNMRGWEVVAFATPVFIPSMGPDIREEGGGLVADSRWYRAPSRDFALNNRVNKIVYELDIPETAKLVGNGAVAMMGRLGSKERGPWVVASAGHLPVNELILKRKIQMDASEGGVDVTVSPDLTYHDLYSVDMGYAFENVKTSVSYLQDEPTEKRPDSDWAIQKLMPLKAYSAAIDFSLNNILTRTLAFQLEYLKVEGGGIVDIRSDGKPDDFTLFDARLKFTNALSFRVEGQLASIFRRPFVTRFKYLYDYDQRGSLLNTEFLYYPNQKWAVVLGGDVLGVQDENHNPSSFLNQYRANDRVYGGMTYVF, encoded by the coding sequence GTGAGGGTAAGAAGCTACCTTGCTGCGGTGCTGACGAGCGTTGCGGTAAACACACATGCGAAAACTCAGACCCTGAACTTGAAGAATCTTCAAGCTGAGGGCGTCAGCTCTATTGAAGAGCCCAAGCGTTCCACGCCAGCGCAAGTCTATGGTCAAATCCGTATGGAAGGGATGCAGTATCTTACGCCCATTCCTGAAACTCCGAACCTCACCTACAGTCAGCTTCTTTCCGCACGTCTGTCAGCCTTAAAAGAAACATCCTGGATCGACATGGTCGGTGATATTTCCGGGGGGACCTTCTTTAGCCGCGGACAATCTCATTTCGTCGTGCACGAGGCTTATATCGCCAATCATGGCAACACGCCTTTGAAGGTCTATGCTGGCCGTAAGAAAAACGGTTGGAGTGAAATGGACCGCCGTTGGCAAATGGGATTGTGGCAGCCTAAGTTTGCCATCGACACTCTTCGCCCCGACGAGCAGGGCCTAACGGGTCTTTTTGCTGATTACAATATGCGTGGCTGGGAAGTCGTTGCGTTCGCAACTCCTGTTTTTATTCCGAGCATGGGACCTGACATCCGTGAGGAGGGTGGGGGCTTGGTGGCCGACAGCCGCTGGTACCGAGCTCCTTCAAGAGATTTCGCCCTTAATAACCGCGTGAACAAAATCGTGTACGAGTTGGACATTCCTGAAACGGCCAAACTAGTTGGCAACGGCGCCGTCGCGATGATGGGACGCCTGGGTAGCAAAGAGCGCGGACCGTGGGTTGTCGCCAGTGCCGGTCACTTGCCAGTCAATGAATTGATCTTAAAACGTAAAATTCAAATGGATGCTTCTGAAGGCGGCGTCGACGTGACGGTGTCTCCAGATTTGACTTACCATGATCTTTACTCTGTCGACATGGGTTATGCCTTTGAGAATGTGAAAACCTCGGTTTCTTACCTTCAAGATGAACCGACAGAAAAACGTCCGGACTCAGACTGGGCGATTCAAAAACTCATGCCTCTAAAAGCCTATTCTGCGGCGATTGATTTTTCTTTGAATAATATTTTAACTCGCACCTTGGCGTTCCAGCTTGAATATCTGAAAGTGGAAGGCGGGGGAATCGTCGATATCCGCAGTGATGGTAAGCCCGATGACTTTACCTTGTTCGATGCGCGTTTGAAATTCACGAACGCCCTTTCTTTCCGTGTGGAAGGTCAATTAGCTTCGATCTTCCGTCGTCCGTTTGTGACTCGTTTTAAATATCTCTATGACTATGACCAACGAGGCTCTTTGTTAAACACAGAGTTCCTTTATTATCCCAATCAAAAGTGGGCCGTTGTCCTTGGGGGAGACGTACTGGGAGTGCAGGATGAAAATCACAATCCTTCAAGCTTCCTGAACCAGTACCGCGCCAATGACCGTGTCTACGGGGGCATGACTTATGTTTTCTAA
- a CDS encoding alpha/beta fold hydrolase has protein sequence MAQNRNWILLRGLARGIGHWGSFVDKMKTKFPNDKIELIDLPGNGTRYNEKSPLKISEYVKDLRGRSEFVKNGEAFNILSVSLGAMVTVEWMREFPHEVKKSYLFCTSSSAHSPFYHRFYPMNFFRASKLLAASNNEALWEKTILEMVTNSHERREAEMLSLMAFTKNNPMNMENVFRQLLAASKYKFPKEAPGEIHLFGSHGDRLVSPQCTLRIGEKWGLKPTMHPWAGHDIPIDDPHWILEHLL, from the coding sequence ATGGCACAAAATAGAAATTGGATTTTATTGCGTGGCTTGGCTCGCGGGATAGGGCACTGGGGATCTTTCGTCGACAAAATGAAAACGAAATTCCCGAACGACAAAATCGAGTTGATTGATCTTCCGGGAAATGGAACGCGCTATAACGAAAAAAGTCCTTTAAAAATTTCGGAGTACGTGAAGGATTTACGCGGACGTTCTGAGTTTGTTAAAAATGGAGAAGCTTTTAATATACTCTCAGTCTCGTTGGGCGCGATGGTGACCGTAGAGTGGATGCGCGAATTTCCCCACGAGGTGAAAAAATCTTACTTGTTTTGCACAAGCTCTTCAGCGCATTCGCCTTTTTATCATCGTTTTTATCCGATGAACTTCTTCCGCGCTTCAAAACTTTTGGCGGCTTCGAACAATGAGGCTTTGTGGGAAAAAACCATTCTTGAGATGGTGACGAACAGTCACGAACGTCGCGAGGCCGAGATGTTATCACTGATGGCGTTTACAAAAAACAATCCCATGAACATGGAAAACGTCTTTCGTCAGTTGCTAGCCGCTTCAAAATATAAGTTCCCGAAAGAGGCTCCTGGTGAGATTCATCTTTTCGGAAGTCATGGCGACCGGCTGGTATCCCCACAATGCACTTTGCGAATCGGAGAAAAGTGGGGTCTAAAACCCACAATGCATCCCTGGGCGGGGCACGATATTCCAATTGACGACCCGCATTGGATTCTAGAACACTTACTCTAA
- a CDS encoding M14 family zinc carboxypeptidase — MTTLPEIQQIEKRIRDLGTTVKSEVLAYSEDKALRFPIYKITFGSEDPQAPVLGFVGGVHGLERIGAQVCVALMNSLAELTVWDQTLQSTLKNIRVFFIPTVNPIGIYRKTRSNPRGVDLMRNAPVDGDQPARWVGGHRVSSRLPWYRGVEGAPMEVEAQAMVKAVQDEIRHSPLALTLDLHSGFGFQDRLWFPYAKTVKPFPDLPMTYSLKNLLDRTYPHHFYRVEPQAQSYTTHGDLWDYIYDEHLKTADRQQKYLPLCLEMGSWMWVKKNPWQIFRSDGPFNPLKGHRHRRTLRRHNTLMEFLIRAVASPQAWANMNGEQEKEWALKAQELWYGTK; from the coding sequence ATGACTACACTTCCTGAAATCCAGCAAATTGAAAAACGAATCCGGGATTTGGGGACAACCGTCAAATCCGAAGTTCTGGCGTACAGCGAAGACAAGGCCTTGCGTTTTCCCATTTATAAAATCACTTTTGGCAGTGAAGATCCTCAAGCCCCGGTGCTGGGATTCGTCGGTGGCGTGCATGGTTTAGAACGCATTGGCGCACAGGTCTGTGTCGCCTTGATGAACTCTTTGGCGGAACTGACGGTGTGGGATCAGACGCTGCAAAGTACCTTAAAAAATATTCGTGTGTTTTTTATTCCGACGGTGAATCCCATCGGGATTTATCGCAAAACAAGATCCAACCCGCGGGGGGTGGACTTGATGAGAAACGCCCCCGTCGACGGCGATCAACCCGCTCGTTGGGTGGGCGGTCATCGTGTCAGCTCTCGACTGCCTTGGTATCGCGGTGTCGAGGGTGCACCGATGGAAGTCGAAGCACAAGCCATGGTCAAAGCCGTGCAAGATGAAATCAGACACAGTCCGTTGGCTCTGACACTGGATTTACATTCGGGATTTGGCTTTCAAGACCGTCTTTGGTTTCCGTATGCAAAAACGGTGAAGCCTTTTCCAGATTTACCCATGACCTATTCGCTTAAAAATTTGTTGGATCGCACGTATCCTCATCATTTCTATCGTGTCGAGCCTCAAGCGCAGAGCTACACGACTCACGGGGACTTGTGGGATTATATTTATGACGAGCATTTAAAAACTGCAGACCGTCAGCAGAAATACCTGCCGCTATGTCTAGAGATGGGTTCTTGGATGTGGGTGAAAAAGAACCCATGGCAGATCTTTCGTTCCGATGGGCCGTTTAATCCTTTGAAGGGACATCGTCATCGCCGCACCCTTCGTCGACACAATACCTTGATGGAGTTTTTAATCCGCGCCGTGGCTTCTCCGCAAGCGTGGGCTAATATGAATGGCGAACAAGAAAAAGAATGGGCATTGAAAGCTCAGGAGCTTTGGTATGGCACAAAATAG
- a CDS encoding DUF1338 domain-containing protein yields the protein MMSLETLLQKMWVDYCELNPAAKRIHDIFTKEGENVINDHIALRTFNHPRLGIESLAQHFKKYGYVEKGEYTFVEKKLYAKHYEHPNEDMPKIFISELELEKVSPFIRETVNKLVEQLPDSVIQSETFPMCGRPWKTSFDLYSQLAKESEYASWVAAYGFRPNHFTVNINKLKKFEDIVQLNDFIKKQGYTLNKAGGEVKGTPADYLEQSSTMASEIPVKFDDGSTHNIPGCYYEFAKRYPLANGKLYQGFVAKSADKIFESTNKVN from the coding sequence ATGATGAGTCTAGAAACTCTGCTTCAAAAAATGTGGGTCGACTATTGTGAACTCAACCCTGCTGCAAAACGCATTCACGACATTTTCACCAAAGAAGGCGAAAATGTAATCAATGACCACATTGCCCTTCGTACTTTTAACCATCCTCGTCTAGGAATTGAATCCCTGGCTCAACATTTCAAAAAATACGGCTATGTTGAAAAGGGCGAATACACTTTCGTTGAAAAGAAACTTTACGCGAAACACTACGAGCATCCCAATGAAGACATGCCTAAGATTTTCATTAGCGAACTGGAACTTGAAAAGGTTTCGCCGTTCATTCGCGAAACCGTCAATAAACTTGTAGAGCAATTGCCAGACTCTGTGATCCAAAGCGAGACCTTCCCTATGTGCGGACGCCCTTGGAAGACTTCTTTTGATTTGTATTCACAATTGGCGAAAGAAAGTGAATATGCTTCGTGGGTGGCGGCTTACGGTTTCCGTCCGAATCATTTCACAGTGAATATTAACAAGCTGAAAAAATTCGAAGACATCGTTCAATTGAATGATTTCATTAAAAAACAAGGTTACACGCTGAACAAAGCCGGTGGCGAAGTGAAAGGAACTCCTGCAGATTATCTTGAGCAAAGCTCGACGATGGCTTCAGAAATTCCGGTCAAGTTTGACGACGGTAGCACTCACAATATTCCTGGTTGCTATTATGAGTTCGCGAAGCGCTATCCGCTTGCGAACGGGAAATTATATCAAGGCTTTGTCGCGAAATCCGCTGACAAGATCTTTGAAAGTACTAACAAAGTTAACTAA
- a CDS encoding HD-GYP domain-containing protein — MSSSWGDIPPWAYEAAQALMQSLKAVDPATYAHCCRVGEMSRKLARDAGLNEYQQKLAEFSGLFHDIGKIGVPQSIIAKPGKLDDQEHLVMQSHPVMSEEIIKPLAKHPFFTEILPAIRGHHERVDGTGYPDKKRGDEVPLLARIILVVDTYDAMSETRAYRKGLPLEVVYAELKRCSGTQFDPQLVQTFLQAHKHWGQQDTDKETFDKLIKRVA; from the coding sequence ATGTCGTCTTCCTGGGGTGACATTCCGCCGTGGGCTTATGAAGCTGCACAGGCCTTGATGCAATCATTGAAAGCTGTAGACCCAGCGACGTATGCGCATTGTTGCAGAGTCGGTGAGATGTCGCGCAAATTAGCGCGTGACGCCGGCTTGAACGAATATCAGCAAAAGCTGGCTGAGTTTTCGGGCCTTTTTCATGACATCGGTAAAATCGGTGTTCCTCAAAGCATTATCGCTAAGCCAGGAAAGCTGGATGATCAAGAGCATTTGGTCATGCAAAGTCATCCGGTGATGAGTGAAGAGATCATCAAACCTTTAGCAAAACATCCCTTCTTTACAGAAATTCTGCCGGCGATTCGTGGTCACCACGAACGTGTGGATGGAACTGGTTACCCGGATAAAAAACGCGGTGACGAAGTGCCGTTGCTGGCGCGTATTATTTTAGTTGTGGATACCTACGACGCGATGTCGGAAACCCGTGCTTATCGTAAAGGGCTTCCCTTAGAGGTCGTGTATGCAGAGCTGAAGCGCTGTTCGGGGACACAGTTTGATCCACAGCTGGTTCAGACATTCTTGCAGGCCCACAAGCATTGGGGCCAGCAAGACACGGACAAAGAAACGTTTGATAAGCTTATCAAACGCGTGGCTTAG